The genomic region CCATCCAGAACGgctgtcctgctgcaaaacctgagCGAGGCCGCTCGGCGTgggcagagaggcagaaaaacCTTGTTTGCCTGGCACTGAGCCTAAGCTAACAGGCTCTGCCAAGCCTCAGGTGCAAAATGCATCGTATTATCCGTGGTTTTCTTCTGCGAgagcccctccctccctctgcctgggCAACAGAGATTTGACTGCTTCGTTTCACCCAGCTTTTGTCTGTCTGCTCCCATTCTTTGGGGCAGGAGTGGCCTTCTGGCCAGTTTTGGTGGGGTGCCTGGCAGAGCGGAGCTCCCCGTCTCTCTCGCTGGTTGCCCATCACTGCTGTTGTCCTGCAAATGACAACAGCAATTGCCCTGCAGTCGGTGACCTGCACGCTGGAACAAGCCTGCTAGAGCTGGACATAGCATCCCCACGCAGTGATATAAGGCTGTCATTAATAGTCTAGCCGAAGGGCAGCTTTACATTGTGTGAGATGCTTTAATTAGGGAACTGCATCCCAGTTAGGATTGGAGCTAGTTTACTTCCACTGGGCTGTGCTTTACATCATCTTGTAGCTCCCTCAGAGAGAAACCGATCTCCTTGAACTGCGCAAGCCGTAACTCAGCAGGGGGAGAGTTTCCTTGATAGGGAAGATCAATAACTGAGGTTTATCTAAGGCTGCAGCATGCCAAAGATGTGTCCGAGCGCCGCGGTATCCACTcgtgccctcctctgcctccgGGTGACTCCGCAGCATCCTGGCCACGGCCCTGTGCGCTGACTTTGGGGGGGGGCTGACCTTGCCATGAGGAATTAGCTTTGGGAGGGAGAGTTTTAAGCAGGTAACACATCGTTCACAGGTGCAGAAGCAGCAGCGTGAACATGGTAAGtcgggagctgggggggggggtgcgtgctCCACAGAGAGACAGGAGTGGAAAAAACTGTTGCCTAGTGAGACACTCCATTTCCAGGCATCTGTTAGGCAGAGACTGTGGCATTTGTCTTGGTGAAATGCATTTATGGTGAAAGAAggattttctcctccttccttggGAGGATTTCGATGTGCGGCAGTGATGGCAACGTGACCCACGGTGGCAGAGAGCAGCCGGCGGCAGGGACCGAGCTCCGTCCCACCAAGGGGACGTGCAGCAGGGACAGGTCCCGCTCCAAAGCCCCGACAGTCAAGGTACAACTGAAATAATCACACCAAAATCCACAGAAAACGTTTTGAGGCTTCTTACTTTTTAGCTATCCTGCTGACTTCAAAGGCCATTTAATCCTGTCAGCCTTTTTAACCAAAATAACGGGAGACAGCAAAGCTGTTTATCTCCAAACATTGCCAACATCTCTCAGCGTGTTCAGTGGCAGTTACAGGACGGAGAAAACACACAACAAGAAAATTTGCTCGCAGCAAAGTTTGCGTTCCCGTGGGAGCACGGAGAAAGCTTTTGAGGTGCTTTAGATTGATTATAAAATGAGTCTGCGGGTAACAACCACTTTGTTAGCCTGGGTGTTGATTTCTCTCCCCTTGGCTGAAAGCCAGAGATGCATCTCTCTTATTTCGGGATAACATTTTGTGCGTACAGGTGGTGCAAAAGGGGAGGGATGGTGTAGGAAAGAAAGCTCGTTAGGCCGAACAACAGCGTTGGCCCTAGAACAAATAGTTCTGGCCACGAATATATTTAGGTGGAGCGAGAAGGTTTCTAAAAAGTAAAGCAGTGAGCTTTTGATAAAGTGTCTTGAGATAGGAaagggccagaaaaaaaaaaaacaaaccaacataGAGCTACTTTAATTTATCTTGGGAGTTTTGCAGTACAGCTGGTTGTGGATGAAGAGGACTGGTCCCCAGCGGTCCAGTTGGCCCGGGCTCTGCCTGTGAGGTTGCTCTTCACCTCGAGAAATCCCAGGcgttcccttctccctcctcaccCATGTGTTTCTTTCCCAAGCTGACAGCCCTTGCCATCATCTCTCTCACTCTTTCCCTATGGCCCTCTTCTAGTTTTATTCCCTCTTTTCCTGCAGTGGAGCGAGCAGGAGTGCGCTGTGCAGCTCAGTGTATGGATTTATAGACTGGTATAGGAGtgttttctgtgttgtgttttatGCTTTCCCACTAATTCCAGGATGAAACATCCCAGTGACTGTGATACACGTGGAATATACCTAAGGCAGGGGTGTgtgcccaggcagcagctggggtgAACCCAGCATCACCAAATCAGCCTTGCGGCACACAAACCCTTCTGCAGGTCTGGAACACAGGCAGAAACCTTCAGAGTGAAGTCTGAGTAATTCTGAGCTTAACAGGACTCTCTTACTCACCTAGAGCATGAAAGAAAGTCTAGGTGATATGTGGAGACCAGAAAAAAGGTGTTATTAAAGGGGAGAAGCCATCCTGCCTTGCTTTGGCGCTCGTTCTCTCCTGAGAGCACTTCTCCCATCGACACACATCTTTGGGCCCTGGGACAGGGGGGTGCGTGGTGAGAGGCAAGGGGAGCAGATGGGCCTCTGCCGTAGAAGCAGCATTGTCACTGCAGCCATGGCTTTTTGTACCCAGAACAGTGAGTTGTAGTTCAAGGTCCACCTGGCGGAGGTGTTTTGTGGGCTTTCCAGGAGGAGCAGGACTGAGAGATCGTGGTTGCTGGGCGAGAGACTCACTCAGTAACTCAGGCTCTGTTTGATGTGTGCCTGCCAGGGATTTTCCGAGTATTTTCAGAATTCTGTGACCTTCAGATCCTTTCTTCTGAGTGGTTTCAACAAATTTACAGCTCATTAACGTATACGTATAGCTGGGGGGGTTTTGCCCATAAGCAGCACTTGGCATGTGTCAGTAGTGAATTTTGGTGCTCCGGCACTTTGAGTGAGGAGATCCTTCTGCAGGTTCTTCACGATGAAGACTGACTGTCCTGCATCATGCACAAGCTCCATCTTATCAATATTCATTCCCTTTCCCAGATCACTTAGGAGCACGTTGAACAACACAGATCCTCAGGGAAATCCCTTGGTAACCTATTCCCATTGTGAAAAttacttatttcttctttccctttgtttcccATTGGTAACTATTCATGCAGAAGTGCCCTTCCCCTTGGCACCACTACTGCGCCAATCCCAGAAAAGCCTTGGGTGAAGGACATTTCCAAAAGCCTACGAAAAAGACAGCCTGCACAAGGGACCAGGTCACCCCATTGCAGTGGTCACCTTCAGTTTGAAAGACTAACTGTTAGGCAAGACTGTACCCCGCCAAAACCAAGTTGTCTCAATCCCCAATATATCATGAGTTTGTTAATTATGCTCTTTATTATGATCTCTACCGGTGTGCCCAATACAAAAGCCAGATGTCCTGGTGTGTAAGTTCCCTGGGACACCTCCTGAGCCCTTTAAAAATCTGCCCTTAAGGAATCGGTCATTCCTGAAGGGCAAATTTGCCATTCCTTAAGCCAGGAGGCAGATATGAGCCACCCGCGAGCAGCCTGGCAGTTCCCTGCCTGAGTTCCTTCTGTCCTCCAGGGCCGGCTGGTGTGCTGCCCGTGAATTTATTGATCGGCTTAAAACCTCTCCGTGGCCTCAATATCTAATCTGTTACAGAGAGCAGAGTGTTACAGGGCAAAATTCATTAACGTTTGTAAAGCTCATCAAGATCTTTCATGAGCAAATCCCAtcatgttttaatatatttttttaaatgtcaggagTAAGTTCTCATTACTCATTGAAGAGCTGAAGCAAACGGTGCTTGCCAGAcccaaatattggaacaggcaaAGGCTGCAACTCTCTTCCTTTACCACTTTTAGGACACTTTCATTTCAACTTAAACTCCCTGCCTTCATTCTGCTCCTGCAAATCGGAAGCAGAATTTCCCAAATAGCTGAGGCTTTCCCAAATGTAGGCTGAGGGATCCCCATGGACCCCCAGCGCTGGGCTTTTCAGAAGATGCCTGGTGCCTCCACAGGGGTCTGAGAGTTGCTGGTGCTGGTCACTGTTAGCATTGCCCTGGCTTCGCAGCGTGAGACATCAGCATGAAGAACAGCAAAGGGTGGATGAGTGCATCCAGCAGGTGTTGGCTCACACAAACTGGGGAAACCTTCCTAAAACCCTTTGCCTTCCAGCCCAGCATGGTGTTTTGTCCCCCTCCAATGGTGCTTGTACATTACTGCGCGCTTGCTGGTGGGTTTGGCAAGTGGGTTTTGGGCTACTGGGACCAACCACATGCACTTCTGTTCAAGCGGGCTAAGTAAGTGGCATTTTTCCCCATGACCACAGGTGTGGTCTGGGTCTTCACAAGAGCTTCACAACGAACTagcatttccctttctttttcctgccagGATGTCCGGAGGAGACATGGCCAAACCCCTCCTGGGCCATCAGAGCATGGAAGGTGACCCCAGCATCACGCCTGCGGCCGGCCGCACCATCGGGGTGCTGGGGAGTGGGGACTTCGCGCGGTCGTTGGCCATCCGGCTGGTGTGCTCCGGCTTCAAGGTGGTGGTCGGCAGCCGCAACCCGAAGCGCAAAGCCGGCCTCTTCCCTTCTGCAGCAGAAGTCACCTTCCAGGCTGAGGCGGTGAAGAAGACGGATGTCATTTTCGTGGCGGTTTTCAGGGAACATTACTCCACCCTCTGTGACCTGGCTGACGTGCTGGCAGGCAAGATCCTGGTGGACGTTAGTAACAACACCGAGATCAACCACCACAAAGAATCCAATGGCGAGTACTTGGCTTCCCTGTTCCCAGCCTGCACCGTGGTCAAGGGGTTTAACGTGGTTTCTGCATGGACGCTGCAGTCAGGTGCCAGGGATGGAAATAAGCAGGTACTGTCTTCTGACAAGGGCCAAATCCCAACTATTTCAGCAGCTGAGTTCTGGCAGCATCAGCAAACGGCCTTATGCTCCAGGAGATGGGGTCTGAGTGCTGGCCATGGCATCCAGAGACCACCCCAGAGCCTCTGCGTTTCTTAGCTCAGAAACGAAGCGCCCTCACTTACTTCACGCTTTGTAGTCTTTGGAGCCTCTGCCTAAGTTAAAAGTACCATTTAATTGTCTGTTTATCTGAACACAGCCAGTAAAACAAACTGGTGGTGCACACATGAAAAGGATCCTGTCCAGGAGAGAGGTCTTTGGCAGGAACAGTAAATCCCCAACAGAAAGCCTGCCAGGAAGCGTCATGCTCAGTGGTGTAACGTAGGTTCCCTTTAGCACAGCATCCCTCCCGACGTGCTCGTTCCCAGCAGCCTGATCTCTCTTTGCCCTACGTGTATCTTTCTGTTCGTTGCAGGTTCTGATTTGCTCAAATAACCAAGAAGCCAAGCGCACTGTAGCAGAGATCGCTCAAGTCATGGGATTCACCCCTGTGGACATGGGCTGCATGTCGTCGGCCTGTGAGATCGAGAACATTCCCCTGCGCCTCTTGCCAGCCTGGAAAATCCCCATCTTTTTGGCTCTGGGGCTCTTTCTGTGCTTCTTCACTTACAACCTGGTCCGGCAGGTCATCCACCCTTACATCAGGGAGCAGAAGAACAAGTTCTACAAGATCCCCGTCGAGGTGGTCAACACAACGCTGCCTTGCGTGGCCTACGTCATGCTGTCCCTCGTCTACCTCCCCGGGGTGCTGGCAGCCTGCTCGCAGCTCTACTACGGCACCAAATACAGGCGCTTTCCAGACTGGCTCGACCAGTGGCTCCAGCACCGAAAGCAGATTGGTCTCCTCAGCTTCTTCTGCGCGGCTTTGCATGCCGTCTACAGCCTCTGCCTGCCCATGCGCCGCTCCCACCGCTACCAGCTCATCGAGACGGCCGTCAAGCAGGTAACGTGGGTACTCGTCAGGTCAGCAGCTGTAGTCATCTTCTGCACGCATCCAGACGTTGGGTAGCAGGCTTAATATCTTGGCATTCGCTTTCCAAAGCATGCATGGGACAGTGGGAATAAGCTGTTATCTGTACGAGCACTTCTTCCAGGAAGCACAGCAGGTACCAGGCACGCACCCATCCACACTGAGGACCAGCCACCTTAGCAGGGGGTTGCCCATGCATTTACAGACAGGGCTAGGATCAAAATTCCTTGTGCCATTGCTCCCCAAAAGCACAGACGAGCCTCTGAAACCAGCCTTGCCCAGCACCTGGCATGTCCGAGACTagggcagaggcaggaaaaagTGCCAGGAGGGGAGAAATCCAGTGTGGAGGGAGCAGAGTTCCCCTCAGCTTTTCTCCCTAGATTTTGGGAGATCCCTGCTTGCTCGCACTGGCGTTCACAGTAGGTGCCTGCTGGAGTGACCGAGTCATAACCCGGGGGTTGCGTTTTGTGGAAGGTGTGTCCTCCTCACAGTGCGCCTCCAGGAGTTTAGCAAAATGGTGGTGAAGAACTGGTCATAGTCTGAGAGAACGAGGAAACGGAAAAGGACTTTATTGCCTTATTGAGACTCTCGGCAGTGTTTATCCAGTGTGAGATTGCTACCTTCAGGCAATTCAGCCAGCTCCGTAGCTTGGCAGTGCCATGGGAAAATGTGATTCTGCCCGTCTCCTGCCCCTGGCTtctccctcccgctccctcctGCGATGGCACAAGCTTCATGGGGAACCTGGTCTGGGAATTGCCCCGTAACCACTCTGCTTTCTGCGCCGGGATATTTGCCCGAGTGTTTCCAAACTCTTATCCcaccagagaggagggaaggggccgtgggggcagtggggagcgGGACGGCTGGGTTTCAACAACAGGGCCTGTTCGAATTATCCACCAAACAACATCCCCAGCCTCTCAGCTCCAGCCTTGAGCAGATCCTTCTCGATTGCCACAGTCGCACATTAATCTCGAGCAAGCATCCTGTGTTCATTTCCCCCCTACCTCCTGTTTTCTAGCAACATCTTTGTTTAGTAAATTAAACCCATTTAATGGGCTAAAGAGGACAGTTCTAAATGTTGCTCTTTGCCACGCAGCATAAAACCCATCTTCCCTTCCATTAGTATGAACAATTTCCCCCCTTAAATGCACTTAAAACGAAGGTTATTAGGAGACTACTGCATATTCAAGcatctgtatttgttttcatgGCTTTAAACTGACTTCTCGTTCTAATTATCTTTCCAAATGCGACTTTGGGGCTTGCTGCTGTGGTTACGGGCTGTGGGAGCTGAGAGCATTCAGCAGTTCTTCCCAGCAGGCTTCAAATCGGGTCTAGCCTTGGCCAAATGGTGGTGGGATAAGAGCGCATTTCCACGCCTCCCAAAATAGGCAAATAGCGCTGGAGGTGTGACTAGGACCCAGAGTTCATCCAGGACACCTGctttcaaaaccaaagcaaatgcaGATAAAATTCAGTTCCTCTATTCCTAAACACTCCGTTTTAACAAACCTTCATTGTCATGCCAGGCTGTGGAGAAGAAGATGAATATCTGGGTAGAGGAGGAAGTCTGGAGGATGGAGATTTATATCTCTGTTGGAATAATTGCCCTGGGCTTGCTGTCGTTACTTGCCATCACTTCACTTCCATCCATCGCAAACTCTCTCAACTGGAGGGAATTCAGTTTCATTCAGGTAAAGTTGACATTTGCCGATGCCAGAGAGTGATTTTGCAGTCAGGGTCAGGCTCTCACGCAGACCACGGAGGGCAGAGGTTGACCTGCTCTCCCAGCAGATCCCAGCTCCGACACGGCCACTGCAAGCTGTGCACTGGTGTCGGGGGCAAACCCTGCCACTccacccctccccatcctccctggAGCCACAGACCTCCCACCCAGGAGGTGACAGCAGGTGGCAATGGCAGGGCAGCGGGATGTGGTGTGTCCTGGGGGTCTGCCGAGGGTGCTGCTGTCTCGAggggaaggaaaatgtaatatctcatagaatcacagaatggtttg from Rissa tridactyla isolate bRisTri1 chromosome 7, bRisTri1.patW.cur.20221130, whole genome shotgun sequence harbors:
- the STEAP3 gene encoding metalloreductase STEAP3 isoform X2, with amino-acid sequence MPCQAGPCRAGLCRAVTVPCLPVTGYAMPSRVMPCGAGPCHAVPHRAVPCHAEPYRAMPSGAARRPAGTCPGGRSRRPDITAAGAPLPDGSARPPAAAQRMSGGDMAKPLLGHQSMEGDPSITPAAGRTIGVLGSGDFARSLAIRLVCSGFKVVVGSRNPKRKAGLFPSAAEVTFQAEAVKKTDVIFVAVFREHYSTLCDLADVLAGKILVDVSNNTEINHHKESNGEYLASLFPACTVVKGFNVVSAWTLQSGARDGNKQVLICSNNQEAKRTVAEIAQVMGFTPVDMGCMSSACEIENIPLRLLPAWKIPIFLALGLFLCFFTYNLVRQVIHPYIREQKNKFYKIPVEVVNTTLPCVAYVMLSLVYLPGVLAACSQLYYGTKYRRFPDWLDQWLQHRKQIGLLSFFCAALHAVYSLCLPMRRSHRYQLIETAVKQSTLGFIALVISTLHTLTYGWSRAFDENQYKFYLPPTYTLTLLVPCTVILAKVVFNLPCIQQRLLRIRRGWEKGRYVKFVLPSATGEYSSGETSSNV
- the STEAP3 gene encoding metalloreductase STEAP3 isoform X1, encoding MPCQAGPCRAGLCRAVTVPCLPVTGYAMPSRVMPCGAGPCHAVPHRAVPCHAEPYRAMPSGAARRPAGTCPGGRSRRPDITAAGAPLPDGSARPPAAAQRMSGGDMAKPLLGHQSMEGDPSITPAAGRTIGVLGSGDFARSLAIRLVCSGFKVVVGSRNPKRKAGLFPSAAEVTFQAEAVKKTDVIFVAVFREHYSTLCDLADVLAGKILVDVSNNTEINHHKESNGEYLASLFPACTVVKGFNVVSAWTLQSGARDGNKQVLICSNNQEAKRTVAEIAQVMGFTPVDMGCMSSACEIENIPLRLLPAWKIPIFLALGLFLCFFTYNLVRQVIHPYIREQKNKFYKIPVEVVNTTLPCVAYVMLSLVYLPGVLAACSQLYYGTKYRRFPDWLDQWLQHRKQIGLLSFFCAALHAVYSLCLPMRRSHRYQLIETAVKQAVEKKMNIWVEEEVWRMEIYISVGIIALGLLSLLAITSLPSIANSLNWREFSFIQSTLGFIALVISTLHTLTYGWSRAFDENQYKFYLPPTYTLTLLVPCTVILAKVVFNLPCIQQRLLRIRRGWEKGRYVKFVLPSATGEYSSGETSSNV
- the STEAP3 gene encoding metalloreductase STEAP3 isoform X3; protein product: MSGGDMAKPLLGHQSMEGDPSITPAAGRTIGVLGSGDFARSLAIRLVCSGFKVVVGSRNPKRKAGLFPSAAEVTFQAEAVKKTDVIFVAVFREHYSTLCDLADVLAGKILVDVSNNTEINHHKESNGEYLASLFPACTVVKGFNVVSAWTLQSGARDGNKQVLICSNNQEAKRTVAEIAQVMGFTPVDMGCMSSACEIENIPLRLLPAWKIPIFLALGLFLCFFTYNLVRQVIHPYIREQKNKFYKIPVEVVNTTLPCVAYVMLSLVYLPGVLAACSQLYYGTKYRRFPDWLDQWLQHRKQIGLLSFFCAALHAVYSLCLPMRRSHRYQLIETAVKQAVEKKMNIWVEEEVWRMEIYISVGIIALGLLSLLAITSLPSIANSLNWREFSFIQSTLGFIALVISTLHTLTYGWSRAFDENQYKFYLPPTYTLTLLVPCTVILAKVVFNLPCIQQRLLRIRRGWEKGRYVKFVLPSATGEYSSGETSSNV